GCCGGCCTCGACGATCTCGAAAACGTCCTCGAAACTCGGGCAGGGTACGGCTTCCAGCTCCGGATGGACGGCGCGGCAGGCGAGGTGCGACCAGGCGCCGGCGATTCCCTGGTAGGCGATGCTCAAAGGGGGTCCTCCGGAAACAACGGCGGGAGTATACTCCTCCGCCCGCGCGTCACCCGAGAAATCCCATGAACGACGAAAACACCAACCTCGAGCTGGAAGCGGCGGTGCTGCGGCGCCTGCTCAGGCACCTGGACGAGAACAGGGACGTCCAGAACATCGACCTGATGATCGCAGGCGGTTTCTGCCGCAACTGTCTCGGCCGCTGGTACGCCGAAGCGGCCAACGAACACGGGATCGATCTGACCGAGACCGAAGCGCGCGAGCGGATCTACGGCATGTCCTACGCCGATTGGAAGAAGAAGTACCAGAAGCCGGCCACCGAAGAGCAGCTGCGCCGCTTCGCGGCCCGCCACGGCTAGGCGTTCCTATTCGAACGGATCGAGGCGTTTTTCCGCCGACGGCAGTTCGATTTCCGCGTAGACGGGCAGTCCGCCGCGGAAGGGGGGCAGGGCCTCGCCTTCGATCAGCGGCTGAAGATAGGTCCGGGCCGCCTCGGTGATGCCGTAGCCGTCTTTCGTGATGAACCCGCGCGGCAGTTCCTTCTCGCGATTGGCCACCTGGTCGAGGGGGGCGGAGGACGTTTCCCAGGCGTAGGGATCATCGCCGATGCGCTTGATTGTCACCATTTCCGCGTTGCCGCCGGCAAGCGCCAGTTCGACGCCTGACCGCCCGGCCGCGTAAGCGTGCTCCAGGTCGGTGGCGGACGCCAGGTGCCGCGCCGAACGCTGCAGATAGTCGCTGATGGCGTAGTGGTGCTTGTAGCCCAGGTTCTCGCGGATCATGTTCGCCAGCACCGGCGCCAGCCCGCCGAGCTGCTTGTGGCCGAAGGCGTCGGTGCCTCCCGCTTCGGAAAGGAAGCGGCCGTCGCCGTAGCGGGCCCCCTCGCTGGCCACGATCACGCAGTATTCGTGCTGCTCGACGGACTCCCGGACCCGTGCCAGGAAGCTGTCCGTTTCGAAGGCAACTTCCGGGAACAGGATGATGTGCGGAGCGTCGCCCGCGCCCGATCCCGCCAGCCCTCCGGCGGCGGCGATCCAGCCGGCATGCCGCCCCATGACTTCCAGGATGAAAACCTTGGTCGAGGTCCGCGCCATGCCGGCGACGTCCAGCGCGGCCTCCCGGGTGGACACGGCCACGTACTTCGCCGCCGAGCCGAAGCCGGGGCAGCAGTCGGTGACCGGAAGGTCATTGTCGACGGTCTTGGGCAGGCCGATGCATGTGAGCGGGTAATCCAGCCGCCGGCCGAGTTCGGAAAGCTTCAGCGCCGTGTCCATGGAGTCGTTGCCGCCGTTGAAGAACACCTGGCCGATCCCGTGCGCGCGAAACACGTTGATCAGCCGGTGGTATTCGCGCTCGTCGTCCTCGAACCTGGTCAGCTTGTAGCGGGCCGTTCCGAATGCGCTACCGGGACGCTGGCCCAGGGCGGCCACATCTTCCGCCGAAGCGGCGTCGGTGTCCAGCAACTGTTCGTGCAGCGCGCCGAGGATGCCGTTTCGCGCGGCGTACAGCTTGCCGACCGCCGGCCTCACCCGGCGCACCGCCTCGATAACGCCTTGGGCGGTAGCGTTGATCACAGCCGTGGGACCGCCCGACTGGGCGTAGAGTGCATTGGGCGCGGGCATGCGGACAGTCGCTTTTCTGCGTGGACCAGCGTGTACGATAGCACCCCCTTTACCGGGACA
The sequence above is drawn from the Gammaproteobacteria bacterium genome and encodes:
- a CDS encoding DUF1244 domain-containing protein → MNDENTNLELEAAVLRRLLRHLDENRDVQNIDLMIAGGFCRNCLGRWYAEAANEHGIDLTETEARERIYGMSYADWKKKYQKPATEEQLRRFAARHG
- a CDS encoding 6-phosphofructokinase, giving the protein MPAPNALYAQSGGPTAVINATAQGVIEAVRRVRPAVGKLYAARNGILGALHEQLLDTDAASAEDVAALGQRPGSAFGTARYKLTRFEDDEREYHRLINVFRAHGIGQVFFNGGNDSMDTALKLSELGRRLDYPLTCIGLPKTVDNDLPVTDCCPGFGSAAKYVAVSTREAALDVAGMARTSTKVFILEVMGRHAGWIAAAGGLAGSGAGDAPHIILFPEVAFETDSFLARVRESVEQHEYCVIVASEGARYGDGRFLSEAGGTDAFGHKQLGGLAPVLANMIRENLGYKHHYAISDYLQRSARHLASATDLEHAYAAGRSGVELALAGGNAEMVTIKRIGDDPYAWETSSAPLDQVANREKELPRGFITKDGYGITEAARTYLQPLIEGEALPPFRGGLPVYAEIELPSAEKRLDPFE